In the genome of Drosophila subpulchrella strain 33 F10 #4 breed RU33 chromosome 2L, RU_Dsub_v1.1 Primary Assembly, whole genome shotgun sequence, one region contains:
- the LOC119546916 gene encoding acetylgalactosaminyl-O-glycosyl-glycoprotein beta-1,3-N-acetylglucosaminyltransferase, producing MAAVGNLHNTRILRFLLVLIVVVLTIFIYATYSTAGGITANRLHSAPSPAQQLIGGHPGRLPMDQVNNTEKEYSPPASGESTAKVSSRQSQQQQQQQQQQPAEIHKKHPQHRLPTIDEDALLDGGSAGASPQVGGAEQTPNAMADELLEEQQYGQSVDGITGNINSSSNNNSSADTLVVKQSIPAQSPQQQQSQAQPVLSDAELLIPTSNLQKFIENADKILKNITTNSSTGNGAAVPATGTDQNTDKGNQPDTAQLNSVDGKLEVSPDSKKQELESKVIQEIKDGKKEAAVPPPKSARPPVPIVKTTKGKSVAKAPIAPVDPSKGVATEKLYEPGHLDEEIDAQRICPRDGEFVKLLVLISSAMSHEAARMSIRQTWMHYGSRRDVGMAFVLGRGTNETLNKALTQENFIYGDLIRGNFIDSYNNLTLKTISTLEWADLHCPKAKYILKTDDDMFINVPKLLTFLDKHKDKRTIYGRLAKKWKPIRNKKSKYYVSVDQFAAGVFPSFTTGPAYVLTGDIVHELYVRSLKTVYLKLEDVFTTGIVAKSLNIKRVQANEFVNRRISFNPCNIRNAISVHMIKSNEQFDLWKKLLDQTTKCK from the exons ATGGCGGCCGTGGGCAACCTTCACAACACGCGCATACTGCGCTTTCTTTTAGTCCTTATTGTGGTGGTCCTCACCATTTTCATCTACGCCACATACTCGACGGCGGGAGGCATAACAGCAAACCGTTTGCATTCGGCACCGTCACCGGCTCAGCAGCTGATTGGTGGTCATCCCGGCCGCCTGCCTATGGACCAAGTCAATAACACTGAGAAGGAGTACAGCCCACCTGCTAGCGGAGAAAGCACGGCCAAGGTATCCAGCAGACAGtcgcaacaacagcaacaacaacaacagcagcaaccgGCGGAGATCCACAAGAAGCATCCGCAACACCGGCTGCCCACCATCGATGAGGACGCACTGCTCGATGGCGGGTCTGCCGGAGCCAGTCCCCAGGTGGGTGGCGCTGAGCAGACGCCCAATGCAATGGCGGATGAGCTGCTGGAAGAGCAACAATACGGCCAGAGCGTTGATGGCATCACCG GAAACATCAACAGCAGTTCCAACAACAATAGCTCTGCAGACACGTTGGTTGTTAAACAATCGATTCCCGCGCAAtcaccacaacagcaacagtcGCAGGCGCAGCCAGTGCTTTCCGATGCGGAGCTCCTCATACCCACTTCCAATTTGCAAAAGTTTATCGAGAATGCCGATAAGATATTGAAGAACATTACGACGAACAGTAGCACGGGCAACGGAGCTGCTGTCCCGGCAACCGGAACTGACCAAAACACCG ATAAAGGAAATCAACCAGATACGGCACAACTAAATTCGGTGGACGGCAAGCTGGAAGTGTCTCCGGACTCCAAAAAGCAGGAGCTGGAATCTAAGGTGATACAGGAAATTAAGGATGGAAAGAAAGAGGCTGCAGTTCCACCACCGAAATCCGCCAGACCACCTGTGCCCATTGTAAAAACGACAAAGGGCAAGAGCGTGGCCAAGGCCCCAATTGCTCCCGTGGATCCATCAAAGGGAGTGGCGACCGAGAAGCTCTACGAGCCAGGCCATTTGGACGAGGAAATCGATGCGCAGCGCATCTGTCCAAGAGACGGAGAATTCGTTAAGCTTCTGGTTCTTATTAGCTCCGCGATGTCTCATGAGGCAGCCCGAATGTCCATTCGGCAGACGTGGATGCACTATGGAAGCAGAAGGGACGTGGGCATGGCATTTGTTTTGGGACGTGGCACTAATGAAACGCTGAACAAGGCTCTTACCCAGGAGAACTTTATCTACGGCGATCTGATTCGGGGAAACTTCATAGACTCGTACAACAACCTCACACTCAAGACCATCTCGACGTTGGAATGGGCAGATCTGCACTGCCCGAAGGCAAAGTACATCCTCAAGACGGACGATGACATGTTCATCAATGTGCCCAAGCTGCTGACCTTCCTCGACAAACACAAGGACAAGCGAACCATATACGGTCGCCTAGCCAAGAAGTGGAAACCGATCCGCAACAAAAAGTCAAAATACTATGTGTCTGTAGACCAGTTTGCGGCGGGAGTGTTTCCTTCCTTCACCACTGGACCGGCTTACGTTCTAACCGGAGACATTGTACACGAGCTGTATGTACGATCGCTGAAGACTGTGTATCTGAAGCTGGAGGATGTGTTCACCACGGGCATTGTGGCGAAGAGCCTGAATATCAAGCGGGTACAGGCGAACGAGTTTGTCAACCGGCGCATCTCATTCAACCCGTGCAACATCCGCAACGCGATCAGCGTGCACATGATCAAGTCGAACGAACAATTCGATCTGTGGAAAAAGCTGCTGGACCAGACCACCAAGTGtaaatag
- the LOC119548827 gene encoding uncharacterized protein LOC119548827 — translation MEAISKIPLILCALFVLVNAAVAISGDSTYCQATYSSAEALLAQTPQQHRPQTRPRTRIWQEQEFSLLGYKFHLPFVGHAVDSDLDDSDSDEGLWLDGLDAGSESVEVEEHELSAIGEVDPKANVFKLKCEHMGLWQVNQEILSPRSSLINYHQLMLVHVPADISNPLKLPQNESVREFSWQDSNLEDEPLRELFTRQPHCFEYMERLNLAENHLECLHWAVPQVTRRLKVLKMSGNRLSNCRLMNLQHMNQLEELYLDRNEISSLPQRFLGELSELRMLNLSQNLLTELPRDIFVGALKLERLYLSGNRLSILPFQLFQTARDLQVLDLSDNRLLSFPDNFFARNGQLRQLHLQRNQLKSIGKHSLYSLRELRQLDLSQNSLTIIDRKAFESLDQLLALNVSGNNLTLLSSIIFQSLHALRQLDLSRNQFKQLPSGLFQRQRSLVLLRIDDTPIEQFSNWISRYDESLVDPQVLHRLRYLSLQQNRQLTRLPATLFANTPNIRELLLAENGLLQLPTQISGLSRLQRLSVRGNSLGSLPEGIKELRQLHYLNILGNEYQCDCSMYWLTAWLANTSTSLRHLPPQAQTNNASPSQTPLDSYESIDTQIDALKCQYGYPGDMLRVLSNLNCSVPSVVQFSEPKMHKLLSTAKLECQISGSPVPDIIWVTPRFKILRHHADPDKRPIIIDSKEEAHQPPSAKELAALMDESYIQSLNLTRQQNLVGQRVVLVENGSLLVHNISRIDSGMYTCYAFNVMGKASAVLRLYIDPIVFYRVKIGSILFGTALATAFLLLTLMVQGLRSCLSRWGICNRFYCCVNRNKKSPRPGQIYAMLDSIETYKSQQLERLRENYAQQVHRIRENCAQQVEWIQSSYTSQAKHIREFRDIGSNHLTTLKDQYYDQVKKVRDYSTGQLSWVRENYVFQRNKIRKFSAHQVLRLREGYKYQQQTLNKVLENLPSFYFENCRGRCEEDLAEDLDCYFKGQMDFAGSKELHIQKIKARLSANYSASKASIYYTPPDVDMLHSSQLNLQTSPIHINYIDENLDQQKQLEHDFKMEPQLLLYNAPLLYLNPEGASSSGHAAAVAAAVALSQCISVEDNNQEQEMQPLRKPSGIQEELPKLKDANEVKNSKSCPAIYKVSKQQDGSTLHELQKEGEAPYQMLRLNPVETTSRTSTVGPAMPAKIEKLNIILDECGNGTSSETPPSESSCESNSLDASCSDVCQYSSKMANASPSSPPPKAAPAST, via the exons ATGGAAGCAATATCGAAGATTCCCCTGATATTGTGTGCCTTGTTCGTCTTGGTCAACGCCGCAGTGGCCATTAGTGGCGACAGTACATACTGTCAGGCCACATACAGTAGCGCTGAGGCGTTACTGGCCCAAACCCCTCAGCAGCATCGTCCGCAGACCAGGCCCAGGACCAGGATCTGGCAGGAGCAAGAGTTCTCCTTGCTGGGCTACAAGTTCCACCTGCCGTTCGTGGGACATGCAGTGGACTCGGATCTAGATGATAGTGACAGTGATGAGGGTCTGTGGCTGGACGGCCTGGACGCCGGATCGGAGAGCGTGGAGGTAGAAGAGCATGAACTCTCTGCGATTGGTGAAGTGGATCCCAAGGCCAATGTGTTTAAGCTCAAGTGCGAGCATATGGGCCTGTGGCAAGTGAACCAGGAGATTCTCTCTCCGCGGAGTTCGCTCATCAACTACCACCAGCTGATGCTGGTCCATGTGCCTGCGGATATCAGTAATCCCCTGAAGCTGCCGCAGAACGAGAGCGTCAGAGAGTTCTCCTGGCAGGACAGTAACCTAGAAGATGAGCCTCTTAGGGAGCTCTTCACTCGCCAACCGCACTGCTTCGAGTACATGGAAAGGCTGAATCTCGCTGAGAACCACTTAGAGTGTCTCCATTGGGCCGTTCCGCAGGTCACACGTCGCCTGAAAGTACTTAAAATGAGTGGTAATCGGCTGTCTAACTGCAGACTTATGAACCTGCAGCACATGAACCAACTGGAGGAGCTGTACTTGGACAGGAATGAGATAAGCTCCTTACCGCAGCGCTTCCTGGGCGAGCTCAGCGAACTGCGCATGCTGAATCTCAGCCAGAATTTGCTGACAGAGCTTCCTCGGGATATATTTGTAGGAGCCCTTAAGTTGGAGCGGCTCTATCTCTCCGGAAACCGGTTGAGCATCCTGCCATTCCAGCTTTTCCAAACAGCACGCGACCTTCAAGTGCTGGACCTCAGCGATAACCGCCTGCTCTCCTTTCCGGACAACTTCTTTGCCCGCAACGGGCAGCTCCGTCAGTTGCACTTGCAACGAAATCAGCTTAAGTCCATCGGCAAGCACAGTCTGTACAGTCTGCGCGAACTGCGGCAGTTGGACCTTAGCCAGAACTCTCTGACCATCATCGATCGCAAGGCTTTCGAGTCCTTGGACCAGTTGCTGGCGCTGAACGTATCCGGCAACAACCTGACCCTGCTGTCTTCCATCATCTTCCAGTCGCTGCATGCCCTCAGGCAGTTGGATCTCAGTCGGAATCAGTTCAAGCAACTACCTAGCGGATTGTTTCAGAGGCAGCGCTCTCTGGTGTTGCTACGCATCGATGATACGCCCATTGAGCAGTTTTCCAACTGGATTTCGCGTTATGATGAGTCGCTTGTGGACCCGCAGGTTCTTCATCGCTTGCGTTACCTGTCCTTGCAGCAGAACAGGCAACTAACTCGGTTACCCGCCACACTGTTCGCCAATACTCCCAATATAAGGGAGCTGCTGCTAGCAGAAAATGGATTGCTTCAGCTGCCCACCCAGATCTCAGGGCTGTCACGACTGCAGCGACTCAGTGTCCGTGGGAATAGCTTGGGATCGTTGCCAGAAGGCATCAAGGAGCTCAGACAGCTGCACTACCTCAATATCTTGGGAAACGAGTACCAGTGCGACTGCAGCATGTATTGGCTGACCGCCTGGCTGGCTAATACTAGCACTAGCCTGCGCCATTTGCCGCCCCAGGCACAGACTAACAATGCTAGTCCCAGCCAGACTCCGCTTGACTCGTACGAGAGCATCGACACCCAAATCGATGCACTGAAGTGTCAGTACGGCTATCCCGGCGATATGCTTCGCGTGCTGAGCAATCTCAACTGTTCGGTGCCCTCGGTGGTGCAGTTCTCAGAGCCCAAGATGCACAAGCTCCTCTCCACGGCCAAGCTGGAGTGCCAAATTTCTGGCAGTCCAGTGCCAGACATCATATGG GTTACTCCCCGCTTTAAAATTTTGCGCCACCATGCTGATCCTGACAAGCGGCCGATTATAATCGATAGTAAGGAGGAAGCTCACCAGCCACCGAGCGCGAAGGAGCTGGCTGCCCTGATGGACGAGAGTTACATCCAGTCCCTGAACCTGACACGCCAGCAGAACTTAGTCGGTCAGCGCGTGGTGCTGGTGGAGAACGGATCGCTGCTGGTGCACAATATTTCCAGAATTGACAGTGGCATGTACACATGTTATGCCTTCAATGTGATGGGCAAGGCCTCGGCAGTATTACG ACTGTACATCGATCCTATTGTGTTCTACCGGGTGAAGATCGGCAGCATACTGTTTGGTACGGCTTTGGCTACAGCATTCCTGCTACTAACCCTGATGGTGCAGGGATTGAGAAGCTGCTTGTCACGCTGGGGAATATGCAATCGCTTCTACTGCTGCGTTAATCGAAACAAGAAGTCCCCGCGGCCAGGTCAAATATACGCCATGCTAGACAGCATTGAAACCTACAAAAGTCAGCAGCTGGAGAGACTGCGCGAAAACTACGCCCAGCAAGTGCACCGCATCCGGGAGAATTGCGCCCAGCAGGTGGAATGGATTCAGAGCAGCTACACCAGCCAGGCCAAGCACATCCGAGAGTTCCGCGATATAGGCTCTAATCATCTTACTACGCTGAAGGACCAATACTATGATCAGGTAAAGAAGGTGCGCGACTACTCAACTGGCCAGTTGAGCTGGGTGCGAGAAAACTATGTCTTCCAGAGGAACAAAATCCGGAAGTTTAGTGCGCACCAGGTGCTGCGCCTCAGGGAAGGATACAAATATCAACAGCAGACTCTGAACAAGGTGCTGGAGAACCTGCCCAGTTTCTACTTTGAGAATTGTCGCGGACGATGTGAGGAAGACCTTGCCGAGG ACCTAGACTGCTATTTCAAAGGCCAAATGGACTTTGCTGGCTCCAAGGAGCTGCacatacaaaaaattaaagcGCGCCTCTCTGCCAATTACTCAGCCAGCAAGGCGTCGATTTACTATACACCACCAGACGTCGATATGCTGCATAGCTCGCAACTTAATTTGCAGACCTCACCCATCCACATCAACTACATTGATGAGAATCTTGACCAGCAAAAGCAGCTAGAGCACGACTTCAAAATGGAACCTCAGCTACTGCTTTACAATGCCCCGCTTCTCTATCTGAACCCCGAAGGAGCAAGCAGCAGCGGACATGCGGCGGCCGTGGCGGCAGCAGTTGCTTTGTCTCAGTGCATAAGCGTGGAGGACAATAACCAAGAGCAGGAGATGCAGCCGCTAAGAAAACCCTCTGGTATCCAAGAGGAGCTGCCCAAACTGAAGGACGCGAACGAAGTGAAGAACTCGAAATCTTGCCCGGCCATTTACAAAGTGTCCAAACAGCAAGACGGCAGCACTCTCCATGAGCTGCAAAAGGAGGGCGAAGCCCCCTACCAAATGCTCCGCTTGAATCCTGTGGAGACCACTTCGCGGACATCGACTGTGGGTCCTGCAATGCCGGCGAAGATAGAGAAGCTAAACATAATCCTGGATGAATGTGGCAATGGAACGTCTAGTGAGACTCCCCCATCCGAGTCCAGTTGTGAGTCCAACAGCTTGGACGCCAGTTGCAGTGATGTCTGTCAGTATAGCAGCAAGATGGCAAACGCGTCACCATCATCCCCTCCACCCAAGGCAGCCCCTGCCAGCACCTag